A stretch of the Actinomyces faecalis genome encodes the following:
- a CDS encoding glycosyl hydrolase family 32: protein MSLQLRDHWVWDHWFLDDGERYHAFFLRASRALHDPERRHQNASMGHAVSTDLQQWVLLPDAVVHTDGPAFDDKAIWTGSAVMKPEGGIRVFYTGISRAEAGAVQRIGWVDSCDGVVFERATSEPLVADARWYQKWNPAYPYDEAWRDPYVFRHEGRWHMLITARGKGAEIRRSGVVGHAVSDDLDHWEVLPPLSHPDVPFGQIEVMQSRCVDGQHYLVFSCGQDMQAVPGAGGVWVAQGESALGPWDIAHARYVSPDTVYAGQLFQDRLGQWCLGGFEFDDRGGFIGGITTPRLWKDVELLSRPLG, encoded by the coding sequence ATGAGTCTTCAGCTTCGTGACCACTGGGTCTGGGACCACTGGTTCCTCGATGACGGGGAGCGTTATCACGCCTTCTTTCTGCGGGCGTCGCGTGCCCTGCACGATCCTGAGCGTCGGCACCAGAACGCCTCGATGGGACACGCCGTCTCGACGGACCTGCAGCAGTGGGTCTTGTTGCCAGACGCGGTGGTCCACACAGATGGTCCGGCATTTGACGACAAGGCGATCTGGACCGGCTCTGCAGTGATGAAGCCAGAGGGAGGCATTCGAGTCTTCTACACCGGTATCAGCAGGGCCGAGGCCGGTGCTGTGCAACGGATTGGTTGGGTGGACTCGTGTGACGGCGTTGTCTTCGAGCGTGCCACCAGTGAGCCCCTAGTCGCTGACGCTCGGTGGTACCAGAAGTGGAACCCTGCCTACCCCTATGACGAGGCCTGGCGAGACCCCTACGTCTTCCGCCACGAGGGGCGCTGGCACATGCTCATCACCGCACGGGGCAAGGGTGCAGAGATCCGTCGCAGCGGTGTCGTAGGGCACGCGGTCTCGGACGATCTTGATCACTGGGAGGTGCTGCCGCCCCTGAGCCACCCTGATGTTCCGTTCGGCCAGATTGAGGTGATGCAGTCCAGGTGTGTTGATGGTCAGCACTACCTGGTGTTCTCCTGCGGGCAGGACATGCAGGCGGTGCCGGGTGCGGGCGGAGTGTGGGTGGCCCAGGGAGAAAGCGCCTTGGGTCCCTGGGACATTGCTCATGCTCGCTATGTCTCGCCTGACACCGTCTATGCCGGTCAGTTGTTCCAGGATCGCCTTGGGCAGTGGTGTCTGGGTGGTTTTGAGTTCGATGACCGGGGCGGATTCATCGGTGGGATCACGACGCCACGCTTGTGGAAGGACGTTGAGCTGCTGAGCCGACCGCTGGGCTGA